From Algoriphagus sp. NG3, the proteins below share one genomic window:
- the ubiE gene encoding bifunctional demethylmenaquinone methyltransferase/2-methoxy-6-polyprenyl-1,4-benzoquinol methylase UbiE, whose protein sequence is MAVVPYKDKQDSKKEQVAEMFNNISGKYDLLNHVLSMGIDISWRKKAIKYLKDDQPRLILDIATGTGDFAIEALSLNPDKIIGVDISEGMLEEGRKKMKKKGLEDKIELQLGDSEGLLFEDNKFDAVIVSFGVRNFENLEKGLADMYRVLKPGGKVVILEFSQPTKAPMKQAYAFYSKAILPQIGKIVSKDNSAYTYLPESVEAFPYGMDFLRIMNKVGFTSNLCKPLTFGISSIYVGTK, encoded by the coding sequence ATGGCCGTAGTTCCTTACAAAGACAAGCAAGACTCCAAAAAAGAACAAGTAGCCGAAATGTTCAACAACATTTCAGGCAAATATGATTTGCTCAATCACGTGCTCAGCATGGGAATTGATATCAGCTGGAGAAAAAAAGCAATTAAATATCTGAAAGATGATCAGCCCAGACTGATTCTGGATATAGCCACTGGTACAGGGGATTTTGCGATTGAAGCGCTATCATTGAACCCTGACAAGATCATCGGAGTGGATATCTCCGAGGGAATGCTGGAGGAAGGCAGAAAGAAAATGAAGAAAAAAGGACTGGAAGATAAAATTGAGCTCCAGCTTGGTGATTCTGAAGGGTTGCTTTTCGAAGATAATAAGTTTGATGCGGTCATCGTTTCATTTGGTGTCAGGAACTTTGAGAATCTGGAAAAAGGACTGGCAGATATGTATCGGGTGCTAAAGCCGGGTGGTAAAGTGGTGATATTGGAGTTTAGCCAGCCGACCAAAGCACCGATGAAACAAGCTTATGCATTTTATTCCAAAGCTATTTTGCCTCAGATCGGAAAGATTGTATCTAAAGACAATTCAGCTTATACCTATCTTCCTGAGTCAGTGGAGGCCTTTCCGTACGGAATGGATTTTCTGAGAATTATGAACAAAGTCGGATTCACCAGCAACCTATGCAAACCACTTACATTTGGAATCAGCTCAATCTACGTAGGCACAAAATAG
- the yihA gene encoding ribosome biogenesis GTP-binding protein YihA/YsxC, with translation MINKATFVISNSNPGNCPKPDRAEIAFIGRSNVGKSSLINMLVNQKGLAKTSQKPGKTQLINHFLINDKWYLVDLPGYGFAKVNLKVKQGWESMITTYLTKRENLCGVFVLIDSRLEPQQIDLEFLLWCGSQGVPTALVFTKADKQSKAKTDQNIRKFLNKTREIFEEEPDYFVSSAEAGTGKAELTQFMEELVTEYEAG, from the coding sequence ATGATCAATAAAGCCACCTTCGTAATCAGTAATTCCAACCCTGGAAATTGTCCAAAACCAGACCGCGCTGAGATCGCTTTTATAGGCAGATCAAATGTGGGCAAAAGCTCCTTGATCAATATGCTTGTCAATCAGAAAGGACTGGCGAAAACATCCCAAAAACCCGGAAAAACCCAGCTGATAAACCATTTCTTGATCAATGATAAGTGGTACCTTGTCGATCTTCCTGGCTATGGCTTCGCCAAAGTCAACCTAAAAGTAAAACAGGGATGGGAAAGCATGATCACTACCTACCTCACCAAGCGTGAAAACCTCTGTGGAGTATTTGTCTTGATAGACAGCCGATTAGAACCCCAGCAGATCGACCTGGAATTCTTACTCTGGTGTGGTTCCCAAGGAGTTCCTACGGCTTTGGTATTTACTAAAGCTGACAAGCAGTCCAAGGCAAAAACCGACCAGAATATCCGGAAGTTTTTAAACAAAACCCGGGAGATATTTGAAGAAGAACCTGATTACTTTGTCAGCAGTGCCGAAGCAGGTACTGGTAAAGCTGAACTGACACAGTTTATGGAAGAATTGGTAACAGAATATGAAGCCGGGTAA
- a CDS encoding DUF5606 domain-containing protein, producing MNFKDLATVAGKPGLFKVLKPSRTGVILESMDAKKTKLVAGMSQRVSILSDISIYTLTEEGAEPLESVMQKMEAEFQGDLGLDANPEDSELRAFMKHVLPEVDEARVYTSDIKKLITWYKLIREKAPEVLQKSEEEKTEETKSEDKSAK from the coding sequence ATGAATTTTAAAGATCTTGCCACCGTAGCCGGGAAACCCGGTTTGTTCAAAGTTTTGAAGCCTTCACGCACTGGGGTGATCCTGGAAAGCATGGATGCCAAGAAGACCAAGCTCGTTGCAGGCATGTCCCAGCGGGTATCTATCTTGAGTGACATTTCTATCTACACCTTGACTGAAGAGGGTGCTGAGCCACTAGAATCTGTCATGCAGAAGATGGAGGCGGAGTTTCAGGGTGACTTGGGCCTCGACGCCAATCCTGAGGATTCTGAGCTTAGAGCTTTCATGAAGCATGTACTTCCGGAAGTGGATGAAGCCAGAGTATATACCTCCGATATCAAAAAACTGATCACCTGGTATAAACTAATCCGGGAGAAAGCTCCCGAAGTATTGCAGAAATCTGAGGAGGAAAAAACAGAAGAAACTAAATCTGAGGATAAATCAGCTAAGTAA
- a CDS encoding lipocalin family protein, whose translation MKILNKLSVLAALLGLITMAACSDDKDKDPSKSDQELIGSGIAWKFGSATAGVVPIDGMIPECFKDNTITFNYNQSGNTGVVDAGASKCDESEPQSGNFVWTYNESTKVLSVDTDLLDIPGATGDIKVVSVSADNLVLTQDVALSGIGTQAITLTLRH comes from the coding sequence ATGAAAATTTTAAACAAGCTCTCCGTTTTAGCTGCCCTTCTTGGTCTTATCACAATGGCTGCATGTTCTGACGATAAGGACAAAGATCCTTCAAAATCTGACCAGGAGCTCATAGGATCTGGCATAGCCTGGAAGTTTGGCAGTGCTACTGCCGGGGTAGTACCCATCGATGGAATGATCCCTGAATGTTTTAAGGACAATACGATTACCTTCAATTACAACCAAAGTGGCAACACAGGTGTAGTAGATGCAGGAGCGAGCAAATGCGATGAATCAGAACCTCAATCGGGAAATTTTGTCTGGACATACAACGAATCCACTAAAGTGCTTTCTGTAGATACGGATCTTCTTGATATTCCAGGCGCGACTGGTGACATTAAAGTGGTTAGCGTGAGTGCAGACAACTTGGTACTTACACAAGATGTGGCATTATCAGGCATCGGCACGCAAGCAATAACCCTTACTTTAAGACATTGA
- a CDS encoding sugar phosphate isomerase/epimerase — MANPIWIMTSAFDQLNLDQTVEKALEIGVQGLDLCVFRKDGTRDDFVATHLDYENFGIKEAQNLISKFNNSRLRLSIGAFENLIGGDPEQRVKNQNHLLKLIRMAYLLGGDENDVKVGTFVGYNHELGSQEGGFEKNLLEYQKIFGPIIRYANSLGVTVLYENCPMEGWRSSGNFGTYNNLPGLLAARKIMYDLIPESNHGEIYDPSHDVWQHTDPVEVIKNTDMNRLKRIHVKSTRNNPDPFWGNMYPMQEVKAEWASKAGIPSSTNPWDRHHYEATLPGFGLGDSMDWRAFVNMLKEKNFSGPFEIENEAVLSKQTGKMGAIVQGCKAAVQNLAPLLYELGAEGWTYPEKEYKPLMEVNQKDVPLMTMEKL; from the coding sequence ATGGCAAACCCAATCTGGATTATGACATCCGCCTTTGATCAACTCAACTTGGATCAGACAGTAGAAAAAGCACTGGAAATAGGCGTGCAAGGTTTAGACTTATGTGTTTTCAGAAAAGACGGAACACGGGATGATTTTGTAGCCACACACTTGGATTATGAGAACTTTGGAATAAAAGAAGCGCAGAATCTCATCTCAAAATTTAATAATTCTAGGCTACGGCTTTCTATTGGAGCTTTTGAAAACCTGATCGGGGGTGATCCCGAGCAGCGTGTCAAAAATCAAAACCATCTTCTAAAATTGATCAGAATGGCCTATCTGCTGGGCGGAGATGAAAACGATGTCAAAGTCGGTACCTTCGTAGGCTATAACCATGAGCTGGGAAGTCAAGAGGGTGGTTTTGAAAAAAACCTTTTGGAATACCAGAAAATTTTTGGGCCAATTATCCGCTATGCCAATAGTCTGGGAGTAACTGTACTCTATGAAAACTGCCCCATGGAAGGGTGGAGAAGCTCGGGGAACTTTGGCACCTATAATAACCTGCCAGGATTATTGGCAGCACGGAAAATCATGTATGATTTGATCCCGGAAAGCAATCATGGGGAGATTTACGATCCTTCGCACGATGTCTGGCAGCACACCGATCCGGTGGAAGTGATCAAAAATACTGACATGAATCGACTCAAGAGGATCCATGTGAAATCCACCCGAAACAATCCGGATCCCTTCTGGGGAAACATGTATCCTATGCAGGAAGTGAAGGCAGAATGGGCATCGAAAGCAGGAATTCCATCTAGCACCAATCCTTGGGACAGACATCATTACGAAGCGACACTCCCCGGATTTGGATTGGGTGACTCCATGGATTGGAGAGCTTTTGTAAATATGCTAAAAGAGAAGAATTTCTCAGGCCCTTTTGAAATAGAAAACGAAGCCGTGTTGTCCAAGCAAACCGGGAAGATGGGAGCAATCGTACAAGGCTGTAAAGCTGCTGTTCAAAACCTTGCCCCTCTCCTTTATGAATTGGGCGCAGAGGGATGGACATATCCTGAGAAAGAATATAAACCTCTTATGGAAGTCAACCAGAAGGATGTCCCCCTGATGACGATGGAGAAATTATAA
- the rnhA gene encoding ribonuclease HI, translating to MISIYTDGAAKGNPGPGGYGAVLKFNKHRKELSEGFRLTTNNRMELLAVIRALQALTTDEFPVQIYSDSKYVVDAVEKGWIWGWQKKGFKDKKNPDLWLRYIPLHLKYKPKFIWVKGHAGNIENERCDRLAVQAAEGFDLKVDTGYEASL from the coding sequence ATGATTTCCATTTATACTGATGGTGCGGCCAAAGGCAATCCCGGTCCGGGAGGCTATGGTGCTGTGCTGAAATTCAATAAACACAGAAAGGAACTTTCCGAAGGCTTTCGCCTGACTACAAACAATCGTATGGAGCTTCTGGCGGTGATCCGTGCGCTTCAGGCGCTTACCACAGACGAGTTTCCAGTGCAGATCTATTCCGACAGTAAATATGTAGTCGATGCGGTAGAGAAGGGCTGGATATGGGGCTGGCAGAAAAAAGGCTTCAAAGACAAAAAAAATCCTGACCTCTGGCTACGTTATATACCATTGCATCTGAAATACAAGCCCAAGTTTATCTGGGTAAAAGGCCACGCCGGCAATATAGAAAACGAGCGTTGCGACCGCTTGGCGGTACAGGCTGCGGAGGGTTTTGATCTGAAGGTAGATACCGGATACGAAGCTAGTTTGTGA
- a CDS encoding MarC family protein encodes MFDLKEILSVSLILFSVIDILGSIPIIVNLRQKVGHIQSEKATLVAGVLMILFLFAGKSILSLFGIGVEDFAIAGALIIFAIGAEMILGVELFKSDPDARDSASIVPIAFPLIAGAGTLTTILTLKAEFAQINIAIGIVLNLILVYVVLKSTGWLERKIGKTGLDVLRRIFGIILLSIAVKIFKTNAFPMSMESGI; translated from the coding sequence ATGTTTGATCTGAAAGAAATATTGTCGGTTTCCCTGATTCTTTTTTCCGTGATTGATATCCTCGGTTCTATTCCGATAATAGTCAACCTACGACAGAAAGTAGGGCATATTCAGTCCGAGAAAGCCACATTGGTGGCCGGAGTGCTGATGATCCTCTTTCTCTTTGCGGGAAAATCCATTCTGAGCCTTTTTGGTATAGGAGTGGAGGACTTTGCCATCGCCGGCGCGCTGATCATTTTTGCCATTGGTGCAGAGATGATTCTGGGAGTCGAACTCTTCAAATCTGATCCTGATGCCAGAGATAGTGCTTCCATAGTACCGATCGCATTTCCCTTGATAGCGGGGGCAGGTACGCTTACTACCATTTTGACCTTAAAGGCGGAATTTGCACAGATAAATATTGCGATAGGGATTGTGCTAAATCTGATCTTGGTATATGTCGTTCTGAAAAGTACAGGTTGGCTGGAGCGGAAAATCGGCAAAACAGGTTTAGACGTTTTGAGAAGGATTTTTGGGATTATTTTGCTTTCCATCGCGGTGAAGATCTTTAAAACAAATGCTTTTCCTATGAGCATGGAGTCGGGAATTTAA
- a CDS encoding aminotransferase class V-fold PLP-dependent enzyme, with protein sequence MLTFAPGPSKVYDALPTYLQDAYNAGILSANHRSSAFMNLYQETEQLMREKLHMPDDYKLLFTSSATENWEIITQSIVEKASFHIYSGSFGKKWIGFAKHINPATDGLKIEANEAVNVAELDIPAEFDVIALTQNETANATQIPLAVIEEIKEKYPEKMIAVDTTSSMAGIELDFSLADIWYASVQKCFGLPAGLGILVLSPKAIEKCESKGEKGRYNSLSFILENAAGYQTHYTPNVLGIYLLNRVLKGLEEIQHIDANLRERMLKLETAVAQSKSLRMLVDNAETRSKTVLAVSGSEELIASVKKDAEKEGMQLGSGYGPHKPTSFRIANFPAITNDEMDKLLAFLGRY encoded by the coding sequence ATGCTCACATTTGCGCCCGGGCCATCCAAAGTATATGATGCCCTTCCCACCTATTTGCAAGATGCTTACAACGCTGGCATCCTGAGTGCCAATCACCGCAGCAGCGCCTTTATGAATTTGTATCAGGAGACTGAGCAACTCATGCGGGAAAAACTGCATATGCCGGATGATTACAAGTTGCTCTTCACCTCCTCAGCTACTGAAAATTGGGAGATTATCACCCAGTCCATCGTAGAGAAGGCAAGTTTTCATATATACTCAGGCTCTTTTGGGAAGAAGTGGATAGGCTTTGCCAAGCATATCAATCCTGCGACTGACGGACTGAAGATCGAGGCTAATGAAGCGGTTAATGTGGCTGAACTGGATATTCCAGCCGAATTTGATGTGATCGCGCTCACCCAGAACGAAACAGCCAATGCAACCCAGATCCCACTGGCAGTGATTGAAGAGATCAAAGAAAAATATCCGGAGAAAATGATCGCTGTGGATACCACCTCTTCTATGGCTGGAATTGAGCTGGATTTTAGCTTGGCTGATATCTGGTACGCTTCCGTGCAGAAGTGCTTCGGTCTTCCTGCTGGGCTGGGGATACTGGTACTTTCTCCTAAAGCCATTGAAAAATGTGAATCAAAAGGAGAAAAAGGGAGGTACAATAGCTTGAGTTTTATACTTGAGAATGCCGCGGGATATCAAACGCACTATACCCCAAATGTTTTGGGTATTTATTTGTTAAACCGTGTCTTGAAAGGTCTGGAGGAAATCCAGCACATCGATGCAAATCTTCGTGAGCGTATGCTGAAACTTGAGACTGCAGTAGCACAGTCCAAGTCACTACGAATGCTTGTGGACAATGCCGAGACCAGAAGTAAGACGGTTTTAGCGGTTTCAGGGTCAGAGGAATTAATCGCTTCTGTAAAAAAAGATGCAGAGAAAGAAGGAATGCAGTTAGGGTCCGGCTATGGCCCGCATAAGCCAACCAGCTTCCGTATCGCCAATTTCCCTGCGATTACCAATGACGAGATGGATAAGTTGCTGGCGTTTTTGGGAAGGTATTGA
- the aroQ gene encoding type II 3-dehydroquinate dehydratase, with the protein MKIMIINGPNLNLLGKREPEVYGSTSFEEYFEGLKKAFQDIELHYFQSNVEGELINKIHEVGFSFDAILLNAGGYTHTSVAISDAIAGVTTPTLEVHISNIYKREEFRHKSIISKSCVGMISGLGLKGYALGILYFQ; encoded by the coding sequence ATGAAAATAATGATCATTAACGGCCCAAATCTCAACCTTCTAGGGAAAAGAGAGCCGGAAGTCTATGGGAGTACTTCGTTTGAAGAGTATTTTGAGGGCTTGAAAAAAGCGTTTCAGGATATTGAACTCCACTATTTCCAAAGTAATGTGGAGGGCGAACTGATCAATAAAATCCATGAAGTAGGCTTTTCATTTGATGCCATTTTGCTCAATGCTGGAGGCTATACACACACTTCGGTAGCCATTTCCGATGCCATCGCCGGGGTGACCACGCCTACGTTGGAAGTCCACATTTCTAATATCTATAAGCGGGAGGAATTCCGCCACAAAAGTATTATTTCCAAATCCTGTGTCGGAATGATCTCCGGACTTGGCCTAAAAGGCTACGCACTTGGAATACTCTATTTTCAATAA
- the xerD gene encoding site-specific tyrosine recombinase XerD, producing MSKDWQNHIKQFQHYLKLERSLSGNSIEAYTRDVEKLAAYSVTNFPEKSPLDLELEHLRKFVNDLAKLEISDYTHARIISGIKAFYRFLMYEDKITEDPSQLLEAPKLGRKLPDTLSYQEIVQLLEVIPLGEPEGHRNRAILEMLYSSGLRVSELIELKKGQVFEDVGFLKVVGKGNKERLVPIGKDALKYLHIYKNEVRVHQSIAKGHEEYVFLNRRGKKLSRVMIFLIIKKTAEQAGIEKNISPHTFRHSFATHLIEGGADLRAVQEMLGHESITTTEIYTHLDRDYLRQVLTDFHPRK from the coding sequence ATGAGTAAAGACTGGCAAAACCACATCAAGCAATTTCAACACTATCTGAAATTAGAGCGATCCCTCAGTGGAAACTCCATAGAGGCCTACACCCGCGATGTGGAAAAGTTGGCAGCTTATTCAGTCACTAATTTCCCGGAAAAAAGCCCGTTGGACCTGGAACTAGAGCACTTACGAAAGTTTGTAAATGACCTAGCCAAACTGGAAATATCAGATTACACCCATGCAAGGATCATCTCAGGAATCAAAGCCTTCTACCGGTTTCTGATGTATGAGGACAAAATCACCGAAGACCCTTCACAACTTCTCGAAGCTCCGAAGCTCGGCAGAAAACTACCGGACACGCTAAGCTATCAGGAAATCGTGCAGCTCCTGGAGGTGATTCCTCTCGGCGAACCGGAAGGTCATCGCAACCGTGCTATATTGGAAATGCTGTATAGCTCAGGTCTGCGGGTGAGTGAGCTTATTGAACTGAAAAAAGGGCAGGTTTTTGAAGATGTAGGTTTTTTGAAAGTCGTGGGAAAAGGAAATAAAGAAAGGCTCGTGCCTATCGGAAAAGACGCCTTGAAATACCTGCACATCTACAAAAATGAAGTTCGGGTACATCAGAGCATCGCCAAAGGGCACGAGGAATATGTCTTTCTAAACCGCCGGGGCAAGAAACTTTCGCGTGTGATGATTTTCCTGATTATCAAAAAAACTGCGGAGCAAGCCGGAATAGAAAAGAACATTTCTCCCCATACTTTTCGTCATTCCTTTGCCACACACCTCATCGAAGGCGGAGCGGATCTCCGCGCCGTCCAAGAAATGCTTGGCCATGAAAGTATCACGACGACGGAGATTTATACTCATTTAGACAGGGACTATCTGAGGCAGGTGTTGACGGATTTTCATCCAAGAAAATAA
- a CDS encoding TlpA family protein disulfide reductase, with protein MKKTTLLILAILASYCFSMGQSNPSIPPAALEKLINTWRENTLGLPIGDKFPEFEFVDLEGNKTDYKDLKDKLIILNTWFVGCTGCKEEEENLKQLTEEFKDREDIVFLSFAMSSPQKIERYFSKRGDFGYQTARVDREWVNDTLKITLSPTHYIIKDGILVEQITMPISETFFLDWYRNRILEFLAEA; from the coding sequence ATGAAAAAAACAACTCTGCTAATACTCGCAATTTTAGCTTCCTATTGTTTCTCTATGGGTCAGAGTAATCCTTCAATCCCTCCTGCAGCCTTAGAAAAACTTATTAATACCTGGCGAGAAAACACTTTAGGCTTACCAATTGGTGACAAATTTCCAGAATTTGAATTCGTGGATTTGGAAGGAAATAAAACTGATTACAAAGATCTAAAAGACAAATTGATCATACTAAACACCTGGTTTGTAGGCTGTACAGGCTGCAAGGAAGAAGAAGAGAATTTGAAACAGCTAACAGAGGAATTCAAGGATCGGGAAGACATTGTATTTCTAAGCTTTGCGATGTCTTCACCGCAAAAGATCGAGCGATACTTTTCTAAAAGAGGAGATTTCGGATATCAGACCGCCAGAGTAGATCGAGAATGGGTTAATGATACCTTAAAAATCACATTGTCCCCTACGCACTACATTATCAAAGATGGGATTTTGGTAGAACAGATTACCATGCCAATATCAGAGACTTTCTTTTTAGACTGGTACAGAAACAGAATTTTGGAATTTTTAGCTGAAGCTTAA